A stretch of the Archangium violaceum genome encodes the following:
- a CDS encoding S28 family serine protease produces MRKLFRRPFTALTCAIALGLQACGEGPPPEQGEAPPAEAAAVSAQALPSTAQDVEPDILVALRSIPGLTVREGPTRIPGTRFFILTYDQPADHWHPEGQRFQQRMTLLHRSTQAPMVLASTGYGIGTSAGQTEPTAILQANQLLVEHRFFGPSIPEPANWAHLTLGQAAADHHRIVSAFKSLYGAKWVSTGASKGGMTSVYHRALYPNDVDATVAYVAPSSHGPRDPRYVHFLGTVGDAACRERIRDFQRDALSRREELVPQVAAAATAEGAPLDFLGADKAFEFMVLELPFSFWQYSPPETCTTIPAPGAPAEQVLEALSGIVGYFSFSDPSIQYYAPYYFQAGTQLGSYRSDERHLRGLVRYPRQYAPAAMVPFAIEPYGFDFWSIPLVEAWVKARGERMLFIYGELDPWSTNAFDVRERNDSYRFFVPGGNHNSSISRLPEVERAFAVEQLGTWMGLQPMEQERVAQKASRLASGEEPVQSLVIDRRRPPPQE; encoded by the coding sequence ATGCGGAAGCTCTTTCGTCGTCCGTTCACCGCGCTGACGTGCGCGATTGCATTGGGACTCCAGGCGTGTGGCGAAGGACCGCCACCGGAGCAGGGCGAGGCGCCGCCGGCGGAGGCCGCGGCCGTGAGCGCCCAGGCGCTCCCCTCCACCGCGCAGGACGTGGAGCCAGACATCCTGGTCGCGCTGCGGTCCATCCCCGGGCTCACGGTGCGGGAGGGCCCGACGCGCATCCCCGGCACGCGCTTCTTCATCCTCACCTATGACCAGCCGGCGGACCACTGGCACCCGGAGGGCCAACGCTTCCAGCAGCGCATGACGCTGCTGCACCGCTCGACGCAGGCGCCCATGGTGCTGGCCAGCACGGGCTATGGCATCGGCACCAGCGCCGGACAGACGGAGCCCACCGCCATCCTCCAGGCGAACCAACTCCTCGTCGAGCACCGCTTCTTCGGCCCCTCCATCCCCGAGCCCGCCAACTGGGCGCACCTGACGCTGGGGCAGGCCGCGGCGGACCACCACCGCATCGTCAGCGCCTTCAAGTCCCTCTATGGCGCGAAGTGGGTGAGCACCGGCGCGAGCAAGGGCGGCATGACGTCCGTCTACCACCGCGCCCTCTACCCGAACGACGTGGACGCCACCGTGGCCTACGTGGCGCCCAGCAGCCACGGCCCGCGGGACCCGCGCTACGTCCACTTCCTCGGTACCGTGGGCGACGCCGCGTGCCGCGAGCGCATCCGCGACTTCCAGCGTGACGCGCTGTCGCGCCGCGAGGAACTGGTGCCCCAGGTCGCCGCGGCGGCGACGGCCGAGGGCGCGCCGCTCGACTTCCTCGGCGCGGACAAGGCGTTCGAGTTCATGGTCCTCGAGCTGCCCTTCTCCTTCTGGCAGTACAGCCCTCCCGAGACGTGCACCACCATCCCCGCGCCCGGCGCGCCGGCGGAGCAGGTGCTGGAGGCGCTGAGCGGCATCGTCGGCTACTTCAGCTTCAGCGACCCGTCCATCCAGTACTACGCGCCCTACTACTTCCAGGCGGGCACACAGCTGGGCAGCTACCGCTCCGACGAGCGGCACCTGCGCGGGCTCGTGCGCTACCCGCGGCAGTACGCGCCCGCCGCCATGGTGCCCTTCGCGATTGAGCCCTACGGGTTCGACTTCTGGTCCATTCCCCTCGTCGAGGCGTGGGTGAAGGCGCGCGGCGAGCGCATGCTGTTCATCTACGGCGAGCTGGACCCGTGGTCCACCAACGCCTTCGACGTGCGCGAGCGCAACGACTCGTACCGGTTCTTCGTCCCCGGCGGGAACCACAACTCCTCCATCTCCCGCCTGCCGGAGGTCGAGCGCGCCTTCGCCGTGGAGCAGCTCGGCACGTGGATGGGCCTGCAGCCCATGGAGCAGGAGCGCGTCGCGCAGAAGGCGTCCCGTCTGGCCTCGGGCGAGGAGCCGGTGCAGTCGCTCGTCATCGACCGCCGCCGCCCGCCGCCTCAGGAGTAG
- a CDS encoding PQQ-dependent sugar dehydrogenase: MRRVPHSFLLLAGLAATPCAFAQSTPVNLALNQPVSVSGTENAAAFNAANANDGRLDTRWSSEFVSPSWITIDLGSEQSIGRVVLRWENAHATVYTLNVSNDGVNWTTVYTNANGKGGTEDITFNPVSARFVSMYGTEKNTQYGYSLYEFEVYGASGGGGPGDSPDQQPGTAPTVSYNARISGNQTEPAAPFVITDVAPFNNPWGLDFLPDGRVVVTEKSDRMYIVTSAGAKTSIGGLPVSVGANGGGGQSGLHDVAASPTFAQDRTLWFSYVAKAADGNNRLTLATARLDESAGAANLADLEIVWQEPSSYSMRGQPGARIAFAPDGQYVFLSVGDGDIPDSNGNRGVTAQMPDTGLGKIIRLNLDGSTPTDNPEASAGGVRGQVWASGFRNPYGLAFDAKGNLWETEMGPASGDEFNFIAKGGNYGWPLVSNGNHYNGDAYMPGQPYPRHDTAPQFTQPAAYWGWFSTTNSMSPSGLAFYNGNLFPQWKGSALLGSTSSIALYRVVIDPASNNVTGVERYGRDANGVYTGAVRALKVSPFDGSIWYVKGGSDGALRKLTPKS, from the coding sequence ATGCGTCGCGTGCCACACTCATTCCTGCTGCTGGCCGGCCTCGCCGCCACCCCGTGCGCCTTCGCGCAGAGCACGCCGGTCAACCTCGCGCTGAACCAGCCGGTAAGCGTCAGCGGCACCGAGAACGCCGCGGCGTTCAATGCGGCCAACGCCAACGACGGCCGTCTGGACACCCGCTGGAGCTCGGAGTTCGTTAGCCCCTCGTGGATCACCATCGACCTCGGCAGTGAGCAGTCGATCGGCCGCGTGGTGCTGCGCTGGGAGAACGCGCACGCCACCGTCTACACCCTCAACGTCTCCAACGACGGCGTCAACTGGACCACCGTGTACACGAACGCCAACGGCAAGGGCGGCACGGAAGACATCACGTTCAATCCCGTCTCGGCGCGCTTCGTCTCCATGTACGGCACGGAGAAGAACACCCAGTACGGCTACTCGCTGTACGAGTTCGAGGTCTACGGCGCCAGCGGCGGCGGCGGGCCGGGCGACTCCCCTGATCAGCAGCCGGGCACGGCGCCCACCGTGTCGTACAACGCGCGCATCTCCGGCAACCAGACGGAACCCGCGGCGCCGTTCGTCATCACCGACGTGGCACCGTTCAACAACCCGTGGGGCCTCGACTTCCTGCCCGACGGCCGTGTCGTGGTCACCGAAAAGAGCGACCGCATGTACATCGTGACGTCCGCGGGCGCGAAGACGTCCATCGGCGGCCTGCCGGTCTCGGTGGGCGCCAACGGCGGTGGCGGCCAGAGCGGCCTCCACGACGTGGCGGCATCGCCGACCTTCGCCCAGGACCGCACGCTGTGGTTCAGCTACGTGGCCAAGGCCGCGGACGGCAACAACCGCCTCACGCTGGCGACCGCGCGCCTCGACGAGAGTGCCGGTGCCGCGAACCTCGCCGACCTCGAGATCGTCTGGCAGGAACCGTCGAGCTATTCGATGCGCGGCCAGCCGGGCGCGCGCATCGCGTTCGCACCGGATGGCCAGTACGTATTCCTCTCCGTCGGCGACGGCGACATTCCGGACTCCAACGGCAATCGCGGTGTCACCGCGCAGATGCCGGACACCGGACTGGGCAAGATCATCCGCCTCAACCTCGACGGCAGCACCCCCACCGACAACCCCGAGGCGTCGGCCGGCGGCGTGCGCGGGCAGGTGTGGGCCAGCGGCTTCCGCAACCCGTACGGCCTGGCGTTCGACGCGAAGGGCAACCTGTGGGAAACGGAGATGGGCCCGGCCTCCGGCGACGAGTTCAACTTCATCGCCAAGGGCGGTAACTATGGCTGGCCGCTGGTGAGCAACGGCAACCACTACAACGGCGATGCCTACATGCCGGGCCAGCCGTATCCGCGCCACGACACCGCGCCGCAGTTCACGCAGCCGGCGGCGTACTGGGGCTGGTTCTCCACCACCAACTCCATGTCGCCGTCCGGGCTGGCGTTCTACAACGGCAACCTGTTCCCGCAGTGGAAGGGCTCCGCGCTGCTCGGCTCCACCTCGTCCATCGCGCTGTACCGCGTGGTGATCGATCCGGCGTCCAACAACGTCACGGGCGTCGAGCGCTACGGCCGCGATGCGAACGGCGTGTACACCGGTGCGGTGCGCGCACTGAAGGTGTCGCCGTTCGATGGCAGCATCTGGTACGTCAAGGGCGGCAGCGACGGCGCGCTGCGCAAGCTGACCCCGAAGTCGTGA
- a CDS encoding tellurite resistance TerB family protein, with translation MTREYPQEQLMAFVQAMANVAASDGRITEDERQQLDDVVFGIGLSPRDEQVAALIEQEFQKPSRLTDIVSKIESRELRASLLRMIVEVACADGEIANEERASVKEAAGAFGLDVSVADELIDWTLASIKLEQREREIMAKLL, from the coding sequence ATGACGCGCGAGTACCCCCAGGAGCAGCTGATGGCGTTCGTCCAGGCCATGGCCAACGTGGCGGCGAGCGATGGCCGCATCACCGAGGACGAGCGCCAGCAGCTCGATGACGTGGTGTTTGGCATCGGCCTGTCGCCCCGCGACGAGCAGGTCGCCGCGCTCATCGAGCAGGAGTTCCAGAAGCCCAGCCGCCTCACCGACATCGTCAGCAAGATCGAGAGCCGCGAGCTGCGCGCCTCCCTGCTGCGCATGATCGTCGAGGTGGCGTGCGCCGACGGCGAGATCGCGAACGAGGAGCGCGCGTCGGTGAAGGAGGCCGCCGGCGCCTTCGGTCTCGACGTGTCGGTCGCCGACGAGCTCATCGACTGGACGCTCGCCTCGATCAAGCTCGAGCAGCGCGAGCGCGAGATCATGGCGAAGCTGCTCTAG
- a CDS encoding NAD(P)-dependent alcohol dehydrogenase, with amino-acid sequence MKAVVYREYGPSHVLKLEEVEKPTPSAREVLVRVHATTVTIGDTIMRSLNIPGPFWQRFLARLYLGFRRPKRTILGMELAGAIEAVGDKVTRFKPGDLVFASTFGVDFGGYAEYKCLPENGVLAHKPANLSFAEAAAVPGAGQTALQCLKKGRIQPGQKVLIYGASGSVGTNAVQLAKNHFGAEVTGVCSAANLELVKSLGAVKVIDYSREHFTQSGETYDVIFDAVGKLSPAQVKRAREQASIYLNVHADSAGGDKLENLLLLKELVEAGKVRPVIDRVYPLEQIIEAHRYVEQGHKKGNVVITVENGGKTY; translated from the coding sequence ATGAAAGCCGTGGTCTATCGCGAATATGGACCGTCTCATGTTCTAAAGCTCGAAGAGGTGGAGAAACCCACCCCCAGCGCCAGAGAAGTGCTGGTCCGAGTTCATGCGACCACTGTCACCATCGGTGATACCATCATGCGCAGCCTCAACATCCCTGGCCCGTTCTGGCAGCGGTTCTTGGCGCGCCTTTATCTGGGGTTTCGCAGACCCAAGCGAACCATCCTGGGGATGGAGCTGGCTGGGGCTATTGAAGCTGTGGGCGACAAAGTGACCCGCTTCAAGCCTGGTGACCTGGTCTTTGCCTCTACCTTCGGGGTAGATTTCGGCGGCTACGCCGAGTACAAATGCCTGCCCGAAAACGGGGTGTTGGCGCACAAACCGGCCAATCTCAGCTTCGCGGAAGCAGCCGCCGTCCCGGGCGCAGGCCAGACGGCGTTGCAATGTCTCAAGAAGGGGAGAATCCAACCTGGGCAGAAGGTTCTGATCTACGGCGCTTCGGGTTCAGTGGGCACGAACGCGGTACAACTTGCAAAGAACCACTTCGGAGCCGAAGTGACGGGGGTATGCAGCGCCGCGAACCTGGAATTGGTGAAATCGTTGGGCGCCGTCAAGGTCATCGACTACAGCCGCGAGCACTTTACTCAGAGCGGCGAGACTTATGACGTCATTTTTGACGCGGTGGGCAAGCTCTCACCTGCTCAGGTGAAGAGGGCGCGTGAGCAGGCAAGCATCTACCTCAATGTTCATGCCGACTCGGCCGGCGGCGACAAGCTTGAAAACCTGCTCTTGCTCAAGGAACTGGTCGAGGCGGGCAAAGTAAGACCTGTCATTGATCGGGTGTATCCGCTGGAACAGATCATCGAGGCGCATCGCTATGTCGAACAAGGGCATAAAAAGGGAAATGTCGTCATCACCGTAGAAAATGGTGGCAAAACCTACTGA
- the tnpB gene encoding IS66 family insertion sequence element accessory protein TnpB, whose product MECRSRRCRRGGGGEQQLGGQLLKGDVFLFVGRCRRRAKVLYFDGTGLVLLTKRLFKGRFASPWVQAGAASVVLTVGSGGPRQRPSSAPLLLPTPSTHLPSFLLYARAMGNGWPERNGAPGPSGLSTGGGARAGSAQMSIERMRRKTGGPWAWGVSQRASDR is encoded by the coding sequence TTGGAGTGTCGGAGCCGACGTTGCAGGCGTGGCGGCGGGGGGGAGCAGCAGCTGGGCGGGCAGCTGCTCAAGGGTGACGTCTTCCTCTTCGTCGGGCGGTGCCGTCGGCGCGCCAAGGTGCTGTACTTCGACGGCACGGGGCTGGTGCTGCTCACCAAACGCCTCTTCAAGGGACGCTTCGCCAGCCCCTGGGTCCAGGCGGGGGCGGCGAGCGTGGTGCTGACAGTGGGCTCGGGCGGCCCCCGTCAGCGGCCCTCCTCGGCCCCTCTGCTCCTGCCCACTCCCTCAACACACCTCCCATCCTTCCTTCTATACGCCAGAGCGATGGGGAATGGCTGGCCGGAGCGGAACGGCGCGCCCGGCCCCTCAGGGCTTTCGACGGGCGGAGGGGCGCGCGCCGGGAGCGCTCAAATGAGCATCGAGCGGATGCGGAGGAAGACAGGTGGCCCCTGGGCGTGGGGCGTGTCCCAGCGGGCGAGCGACAGGTAG
- a CDS encoding flavin monoamine oxidase family protein, producing the protein MKPIQAKAWKPLEPQEDLITSCESGMYEVRISGFGVGNSPHEGHPDEHDDLSHDAPGRYYVHVPGEGSLVLSWKIEGWEHVTAADIHIYPHGDDRPIGMVEVKKGEDHHDTQGRLSGVRSSDEFPDGVFTFEKGPYLARLRILSVKENTKVSVGVRRLYFDVLPIAIVGGGIAGIRTAEKLLETAPEQSVVLLEARDYLGGRARTIKWEGLDIDLGCQFLQDAETNPLVPLAGQYGHSAFWHKQVTAIRVPLEDEVVTEEHPLWREAESHGEGIRSKADESVRQAFDRKVKAYCEDQVRDEDKTELEANLKNELEQLAQSLAKEHDFVQRYRKQVSDKVDELRECAEQARSELDGFVLPEQPKDMKSEEFKIYRNKRTEQSRLQSRVKEFDKFREQHEAFQSDAWLENKGGVQTSLLELARKDIKEKHHKRLEEEIRRGQEETFAQRVEERIQKLLENPLLTLALAMSAELDEGIEPTDFTSYEADEEEEEEEEAKEDVGTSNRMSREGYGALIEKHARALNKENPTYLSVRLECPVTEITVGRSEVEVPSNVQVTTYARLETGQGVLYARGVVVCVPTEIVLRNAIKFTPALPENIREAFAAVPMGHYKKIFLPLKAESPLATALESLVEDATVPPEGETDPSLFTLSASGVPWKFLYRRALNVVVGFVGGAYAKELDQRDDQETATVALQVLAAALKLKEGDVLESWSGKIHTSRWSEDIYSRGAYSYTRPDGGEKRKTLREAVVHGCIVFAGEALRSSKEEYATAHGAWLSGEYAADWILRNLEK; encoded by the coding sequence ATGAAACCCATCCAGGCCAAGGCGTGGAAGCCGCTGGAGCCGCAGGAAGACCTCATCACCTCCTGCGAGTCCGGCATGTACGAGGTGAGGATCTCGGGGTTCGGCGTGGGGAACAGCCCGCACGAGGGGCACCCCGATGAGCACGACGACCTCTCGCATGACGCGCCGGGGCGCTACTACGTCCACGTCCCGGGAGAGGGCTCGCTGGTGCTGAGCTGGAAGATCGAGGGCTGGGAACACGTCACCGCCGCCGACATCCACATCTACCCGCACGGGGATGACCGCCCCATCGGCATGGTGGAGGTCAAGAAGGGCGAGGACCACCACGACACCCAGGGCCGGCTGAGCGGCGTGCGGTCCAGTGATGAGTTCCCCGATGGGGTCTTCACGTTCGAGAAGGGCCCCTACCTGGCGCGCCTGCGGATCCTCTCGGTGAAAGAGAACACGAAGGTCTCGGTGGGGGTGCGGCGGCTGTACTTCGACGTGCTCCCCATCGCCATCGTGGGCGGTGGCATCGCGGGGATCCGCACCGCGGAGAAGCTCCTCGAAACAGCCCCGGAGCAGTCCGTGGTGCTCCTGGAAGCCCGCGATTACCTGGGCGGACGCGCGCGCACGATCAAATGGGAGGGGCTCGACATCGATCTGGGCTGCCAGTTCCTGCAGGACGCGGAGACCAACCCCCTCGTTCCGCTCGCGGGCCAGTATGGGCATAGCGCGTTCTGGCACAAACAGGTCACGGCGATCCGCGTGCCCTTGGAGGACGAAGTCGTGACCGAGGAGCACCCGCTCTGGCGCGAGGCGGAGTCGCATGGAGAGGGGATTCGTTCCAAGGCCGACGAGAGTGTCCGGCAAGCGTTCGACCGCAAAGTGAAGGCGTACTGCGAGGACCAGGTCCGCGATGAAGATAAAACGGAGCTGGAGGCGAACCTGAAGAACGAACTCGAGCAGCTCGCCCAATCCCTGGCGAAGGAACATGACTTCGTCCAGCGGTATAGGAAGCAGGTGTCCGACAAGGTCGACGAGCTGCGGGAATGTGCCGAACAGGCGCGTTCGGAGCTCGATGGCTTCGTTCTGCCCGAGCAGCCCAAGGATATGAAGTCAGAGGAGTTCAAGATATACCGTAACAAGAGGACAGAGCAAAGCCGGCTACAGAGCAGGGTCAAGGAGTTCGACAAATTCAGGGAGCAACACGAAGCGTTCCAGTCCGATGCGTGGCTCGAGAACAAGGGCGGCGTACAGACCTCGCTCCTCGAACTGGCGCGTAAGGACATCAAGGAGAAGCATCACAAGAGGCTTGAGGAGGAAATCCGCCGCGGCCAGGAAGAAACCTTCGCGCAAAGGGTGGAAGAACGCATCCAGAAGCTCCTCGAGAACCCCTTGCTGACGTTGGCGCTCGCGATGAGCGCGGAGCTCGACGAAGGCATCGAGCCGACCGACTTCACGTCATACGAGGCAGACGAGGAAGAGGAAGAGGAAGAGGAAGCGAAAGAGGATGTCGGGACGAGCAACAGGATGTCCCGCGAGGGGTATGGCGCGCTCATCGAGAAGCATGCCCGAGCGCTCAACAAAGAGAATCCCACGTACCTGAGCGTACGGCTCGAGTGCCCGGTCACGGAGATCACGGTGGGCAGGTCCGAAGTCGAGGTACCATCCAACGTCCAGGTCACGACCTACGCCCGGCTCGAGACAGGTCAGGGCGTGCTCTACGCGCGCGGAGTCGTCGTGTGCGTGCCCACCGAAATCGTGCTGCGAAACGCCATCAAATTCACCCCCGCGCTTCCCGAGAACATCCGCGAGGCTTTCGCGGCGGTGCCCATGGGGCACTACAAGAAGATCTTCCTGCCGCTGAAGGCGGAATCCCCCCTTGCCACGGCGCTCGAGTCCCTGGTCGAGGACGCGACCGTCCCACCCGAAGGCGAGACGGACCCCTCGCTGTTCACGCTCTCGGCGAGCGGGGTGCCGTGGAAGTTCCTCTACCGTCGGGCGTTGAACGTGGTCGTTGGATTCGTCGGGGGCGCGTACGCGAAGGAGCTCGATCAGCGCGACGATCAGGAGACTGCTACCGTGGCCCTCCAGGTGCTCGCCGCCGCGCTCAAGCTGAAGGAAGGCGACGTGCTGGAGTCGTGGAGCGGCAAGATCCACACGAGCCGGTGGAGCGAGGACATCTACAGCCGCGGCGCGTACTCGTACACGAGGCCTGACGGGGGCGAGAAACGCAAGACGTTGCGAGAGGCCGTGGTGCACGGCTGCATCGTGTTTGCTGGCGAGGCCCTACGCTCCTCCAAGGAGGAGTACGCCACCGCGCACGGGGCCTGGCTGAGCGGTGAGTACGCGGCAGATTGGATCCTCAGGAATCTGGAGAAGTAA
- a CDS encoding GFA family protein, whose amino-acid sequence MPKGSCLCGAVSFEVAGTLPPPDACHCTQCRKHSSHFFVSTDVPRSAVTIHGTDKITWYRSSEKAQRGFCSICGSSLFWDPIHKDWIGIAMGAFELPTGTRLRIHIHVADKGDYYDIGDGLPQNQH is encoded by the coding sequence ATGCCTAAGGGTTCCTGCCTTTGTGGGGCTGTGAGTTTCGAGGTCGCCGGGACTCTGCCCCCGCCCGATGCCTGCCATTGCACGCAATGCCGAAAGCATTCAAGTCATTTCTTCGTATCCACAGACGTTCCCCGCTCCGCCGTGACGATCCACGGCACCGACAAGATCACCTGGTACCGCTCCTCCGAAAAGGCGCAACGAGGTTTCTGTTCCATCTGCGGCTCGTCTCTCTTCTGGGACCCCATCCACAAGGATTGGATCGGCATCGCCATGGGCGCCTTTGAGCTGCCCACTGGCACGCGACTGCGGATCCATATCCACGTGGCCGACAAGGGCGATTACTACGACATCGGGGACGGCTTGCCGCAAAACCAGCATTAA